The genome window GGCAGTACTTGCTTTGCTAACAGCTCTGATTTTGAGACATCTTTCTCTACCTCTTTTTTATCTGTATCTGGTTTATCTGTCTTCACATTTTCCTCTTCAGGTGCATCTGTTAGTACTTCTACTTTTCCTTTCAAATCATCCTGCAGGTCTTTGGGCTCTATGCTTTTTGTGTCGGTTTGCTCATCTTTATCTTTTTCATCAAGGGGTTTTGCTAAAATTTTGTCTTGAGTTGGTTCAGAGTCAGTGTCCTTATCTTTGTGTACCTTATTGTTTACAGCcatctcttcctctctttcaACAATCTCTACAGTCAGGTTTTCTTCTGCCTCTATTTCAGGGCTACCTCCATTGCTGTTCTCCATGGCTGGTTCTTTAGTATCTTCAGCCTCCTGTGAAATGTCACCTTGTGTATCTTGCTCACTGCTCTCCTCGTCTGGTTTGTCATCTTCTCTCCCCTCCTCACTCTTGTCAGCCCCAGTGTCTGATATCTCCACATCTTCTCTGTTTGTTTCTGTAATGATCTCTTCAACAAATTTGTAGTGAGGCTCTGCTTTTCGAGTTGCTACCCCCTGCCTTTTCACACAAGGGAGAGTAGGTGACTGTCTGTAAATGAATGGTACTGAAATATGTGCATCTGAGATTGTAGAGTACCTTGACTCTTCACCCTCCAAAAGTTTTCTGTAGAAAAGAAAATGGAACAAGAACAAAATAGTTCATTTCATAATTCGAAAAAAGACATTcagaattaaacaataataacataaaaatacCGTATAATAGTGGTAAAccatgttgggtaaattactcaaagtGATCCACTACAAATagctaattacttctctaaattgtaataagattactttactgatcacttcattgaaaagtaatcacaatACTAATGACATTACATTTAAGTtactaaaacactttttttccttGTTCATAGTCACACgtaagtcatacactcagcaccatgTGTTTTTACCTCACAATGACTCACACGCCCTTCAGCTGTCatgatacatactgtatgtttgataATTTTAAACCGGtacgttttaaatgtattttacataaattatattatttttgaaatatgtaaCTCAAGTAATGTACTTCAAAgttattaacttttattaataaattgGAAGTCAGTAACTACTCTGATTACAGAATTTGAAATGCACTGTGTTAAGTCCCTTACACACACTTCCAGCAACAAAATGACtagatcccattcattttcaatgcgagtaGGCGACTTCCAGCGGCACGAGCAACAGTGACCTATGACAACTAGAtatgggcgtgtccagcgacttaacaaaagtttaactttatgcaaatgaggagcaACTTTTGAGAGCGACAACCAATTGGAGTGAAGAGGTTTTCATTAGAGCCAATCTCCTTTGAGATAATGGAGTCAAGCTAAAGTTTCTGTGAACTTTTCTATATGATTCGTCTGCAACAACATCAATGGATATAAAACAAAATTCTGTGTGGAATTGAAATTGTCAGCAGTCTGAGTGAGTTTGCTTCATACATTATTAGATTGTTCATCTTATTAATGTTATGTTGCATTGAGGACTGctgcagaatgtgcattttaGTGACAAGAAAACTGATTCCTTGTGAaatgatatcttagttttatTAGCAAAATGCCATCTGTGAATTTTCAAAAGATATGGCCAGaagtgcagtccaccaataatgtTAGAGTGACCAGGGACAAGAAAAGGTTCAAGAATCAAAACTGAAAACcaaacaaattttattttagaaCAAAACTGAAAACGGGAACAATGTGATTTTCAATGGTtccagagagaaaaaatatttttaaatgctggtaaccactTCTAATCGATAATCAGTTATTTCCAAGTCTTAACTGAATTTTTGTTAGACACGATGTGTTAATACAGatttgatcattttaatttttgataaacctttaaaattatacttaactgttaattaactgtacacttgttatgatttctatgctgataaatccaccacacagaaaaaaaacaaatatatatatatatatatatatatatatatatatatatatatatatatatatatatatattggcttattttggtgaggcaaatGGCTTAATTTGagtttgtttttccagaccaggtttctactgtcattttaaaaagacagtTTTTAAcccttgttttattttgttctaaccagtaaccatttggaaaggaggctgtgaaacttctgaaccggaataaaaaaatacagtttttgctcagaacaaactggaatgaaaaacaaaaaataaaagcaacagAGACAAGCATTATCAAGCGGCATagtcgctgcatgtgtgtatggGGCTTTGCACTACTGTACAGTAGTGGATTGCTTTGTAATCAATTTCACCCAACACTGGTATTtgttttaatggccgatgccaatatATAGATGGTAGAATGGCCAATTAATTctgattatacagtatatatatatatatatatctctatatatatatatatatatcaacagagaatggccagattggtttgaactgacagagtctatgataactcagataaccgctctgtagtAATGTGGTGAGAATAATATAATCTcggaatactattctgagatgctgggttagcgctgttttggcggcacgagggggcctacacaatattatctAGGTGGTttgaatgttgtggctgatcggtgtgtgtgtgtatatatatatatatatatatatatatatatatatatatatatatatatatatatatatatatctgtgtgtgtgtctgataacAAATACCATTTACAACAAAAGAGCTGAATTTAAAGGAgcaataattaaatttaattattttacacaatattccAAAATCACTAAAATATCTGATAACAGAAAATGTGTTTGATTTGCATAAATTTTGGAACTGATCACAAGAAAAAAGTGAACAACATGTCTGTTAATTGTCCAGTTGTCCACAATTGCTAGCCAATGAAGTTCATTTCAAAATTGCTAAATGTATCTCtctattactattgtataatcAATCAAAGAAGTACCTGTAAGAATAAATTTCAGCATCCAGGGCCATTTTTACATTGAGAAGATCCTGGTACTCCATGATGTGGCTGCTCATgtcatatttagcatttttcagcTCGAATTCCAGCTCTCTGATTGTGTCCTGCACCAAAGATAAAAGTACTGCATGTAAGCATGGAATTCCATTAGAAAAGAAACACATACCACATATCTTGAATTAATAATGTGTAAAGATTGCACAAAACTATTCTCAAATATTATGAATCATTCCTTTCTCTTATATCAATGTACACCACAAATAATCAAAGTTGATTTGCTGATATAATATTGTTTGAAGGTGGATGGTTGCTTACCTGGTAATGATGGATTTCAGCATTGTGCCGTTGCTCGAGGTCATACAGCTGCCTTTCCATTGCCTCTCTCACACCTTTCACAGAGTCCAGCTCAGTGTCCTTGGACTGAAGCAGTCTCCTGTGTTCATTAATCTCTGCTTTAGTAGCCATGAGGGCCTCTCTGTTGACCTCAGCTGCTTTGGTCAGTTTGGCGAGCTGTGTGCAACAGCGCTCCTCAGCGTATCGGATGTCAGAGTTGGTGTGACCTTCAAGTTGCATCCTGATGTCTCTCAGAGCTGCAGTAATATCACTTCTACTAAAATCACTCCTTTCTGCAGCCACATGACTTTCCTGGATTTGGCCAATCACTTCGTCTACCTCACTCTTGTGATTTTTCTTCAGAAAGCTGATTTCATCTTCAAGAGCTTTTGCTTTTCTATCCATCTCTTGTTTGGCTAAGTATGCGTCATTGATGCATTTCTTCAGCACTGAAATATTGTCCTCAGTATCAACTCGACTACACGCTTCTCTCTCGTACTTGTCTCTCAAAGTTTTGAACTCGTCCTCCAGAGTCTGGCGATTTATCTCAATCTGATGCTTTTGAAGGGAAATCTCGTGAACTTGCTTCCTCAGGTCGTTGAGTTCCAATTCATATTCTTTAGAGAGAGAGCCTGAGGATATCCCTCTGAGTTTAGTGGCCTCAATTTCTCTCTCAAGCGCTCTGTTTTGGTTTTCCAGGTGATGAACCTTCTCGATGAATCCTGCGAAGCGGTCATTGAGTCCCTGCAGTAATTCTTTCTCACTCATTTTCCTTAGAGGCATTTCACCTGCAAATGTTGTGGTCTGCAACAAATCTAAGCTATCAACTGGTTTGGCCCCAGTTTCGTTGCCTCTCAGTTGGGTTGTGGACCCCAAGCTAAAGGCAGTCCTTGAGATCAGTTTTGAAGAAGGACGTGCCATTTGATACCGGTACTCTTCACGAGCCCTGGCGGGTGAATGAAGAAGCCGCTCCATCACGAGGCTGGTGCGCTTTCATGTGCAGCGTTTAGTGAGGGACTTGTGACCTTTATTTATATACTGCAGTAGATGCTAGGTTTGCGGAATGGAGCAGTCCATGCTGATAAAATTCACAGAATCAGCTGTTCAGCTCAGCATCATGCACACTCACTCTTTGCCGACCTCCAGGGAACTGCTGTGACGTCACCTTAACTGCACTTTATCCACAGattcctgacacacacacacctttggaAGATGTGAGTGAGCTCTTATTTGTCTCCTATTATAAACTGTGAGTTAATATTAtcactgatttatatatatatatatatatatacttttttcccCCAAGTAATCACCATGCTATTGAAcatgatatatttttttgcaatgtAACTTGGCTAATTTATTCATAAGAACAATTTTCTTGATTCTTTACCCAAATTTTCTAGTTGAAATATCTCtaagaataaaacatttctaaGTATTATGTTTTTCCTTCTGattgttgtttatttgtattattttatataacttatttatttttaatggagtataattaaaaaatatatatttttatttcattttcatgtaTTTCTCCAATGCTGTGCTAACTGTTTTTTGTTTAAGTAATGTGCAAATAATAATGATAGGCTAATAATAATTAAGATACCCAACCCAAATTTAGTAGCCTGTGAGTTATTATTATTGCCTATGAAGATTTATCTTTCTGTTTTTCAATTAATAACCAGGCCGTTGAACATTTTCCagattgttttgtttatattgtaatgccAAATGCTACTTCATTCATAAGAAAAAATAACTTGATTTCTAACACAGATTCTAAGGGTTTTTAGCTGAAATTCTGTACATCATAAACTCATAAACAATGACAAGAGTGAGTTTCTAATATATTTCTAAGATATTAtgacattgtttttctttttgattgAGAATACctgttacttatttttattttattattatctaaaatatatatataaaccgatcagccacaacattcaaaccaccttcctaatattgtgtagaccCCCCCTCATGCCCAGGATCAGAGCCTGGGATTTTTATcaggggtggccgggcaggggccagtgatcagtctgtggtggcacataCATTTTCAGGCAGTACATGTTAAGTCTTGTGCTCAAAAACGGCAATTGcgtgtggggtggccaatggggtctCCGCCACtgctcatgccaccaaaacagcgccaacccgcatatcagaatagcattctgagattatattcttctcaccacagttgtacagagcggttatcggcATGAGGGCAACCTACACAACATTAGACAGGTGgttgtaatgttgtggctgaccaggttttcattaaggatatctctgtatctTGCTGCAtttggctttccttcaaccctgattggtcccccagtccctgccgctgaaaaacaccccacagcatgacgctaccaccaccatgcttcaccgttggtaTGGTATTGTGCAGTTGATGAGAggtacctggtttcctccagacatgactctTGGAACTGACgccaaacagttcaatgtttgtttcatcagcccagagaatcttgtttctcacagtctgagagtcctttagatgCTTTTTAATGTGTcttcactgaggagaggcttccatctggccagatcggtggagtgttgcagtgatggttgtccaaTTGAAATGCAAGTTTCTccaatctccacacatgatctctggatctcaaccagagtgaccattgggttcttggtcacctttcTTACCAAGGACCTTCTCCTCTGATTGCTCAGTGGCTGAGCGGACAACTCAAGAAGAGTCctagttgttccaaacttgttccatttaagaattattgaGACcattgtgctcttgggaaccttcaatgcagccaaatgtTTTTGGTTGCTttcctcagatctgtgccttgacacaatcctgtctctgagctctgcaggcagatcctttgacctcatggcttggattTTGCTCTAATATACATTTTCAGCTGTGGGACCTTAaaaacaggtgtgtgcctttccaaatcatgtccaatcaattgaatttgccacaggtggactccagacaaagtgtagaaacatctcaaagatgatccagaggaaTGGGAtgtacctgagctaaattttaagtgtcatagcaaagggtctgaatacttatgtcagtgtgatacttaagttttttctttttaataaatgtgcaagtgAAGTGaatgatatattgaagcaaatgAAGTGTCaaatgatgtattttttttttaaagcactttagtataaggctgcaacataaaatgtgaaacattacatgttttgcattttttctctttttatgtatttctttaatGCAATGCTCACTGTTCTTATATAGTCACACTAATATGACTCCTTTTCCTGCACCCTCAACAAAATGTTATATCAGGGCTTTGTAAGATGTCagcttaaattaaaatgtaatgttttctttAGCTCATATGTTATGGTGTCtaacctaattttttttttatgttggtgTTATTGATTCTACAGAATTACGGTTTCCTTCTTGTCAGATTTGCAGATATTTTACTGATGGAACAATATGCTTAATGCTATTATGTACACGTTTGTGCTGCAGAAAAGTTGACAGAAGTCAGCTTTTTCTTTCAGTCAAACTCATGAGAGGTGCTGGATTTATATTAATTTGACAATGTACATATTCAAACTTCATCTCCATTTGTcatttaatgtgtatttaaacagatttaataACAAACCTTTTAAAATTTGTGTTGCTTAGTTTTAAACAAATCTGATACAAACACCTTTATACATCCATACAGGCAAGGGGTGGGTCACCCAAAAAGccaacttctgtcatcatttactcacatgttTCAAACCATATCACTTTCATTTGCCtctggaacaaaaaaggagattttaTGCTGAATGTTATTGCCTAAATCAGTGGTGTTCAAATTGTGGTCCCAGTGACCCATAGCCAGGGGGTCCGTGAAATAATTTTCTATAAATTATACAATTGTGCTGTATTATTAAAAAGTGCATATTTACAGTTGGGCACCATTTGTGCCAATAAAACAAGCCATATTGTGTCCATTACTACCACCCACGTTAGCTTTGGGCCTAtagaaattctgaaattattgACATGTCAAGTCAATCTGTGTCATGAGTCACTCACTtctctcagaaaaaaaattaataaaaattttacttCACTCAGGGCAAAACAAACCATTCTTGCTGCTGCTTACCTTTGCTTATTAGCTAACAGGCGAGCATGGACAAATATTTGAGTAAGTCCACATCATCAAGTCCAAGCTAGCTAAATTGAGAAAATATGAAGCCGTGAAGCCCGCCAAGCTAAAGCGGCATCTGATTACAAAGCACCCAGAATATAAgggcaaaacaaaataatttttccattGAAAGAGAGAGGAATACATCCAATACAATACAAAGTGGATGGTGAACCTGATAAGCCGAAAATGATGAGCCGAAAGTGTGGAGTTATTGCGCGGATAAAGGCTGTCAACCCGAAGATTATGGCTAAGTACTGTATGCTACATCGGCAGGCGCTTGCAACAAAAGGCATGGAACCAGACCTTCACTCTGTCAAGTCAAGGGCACTGCAGTCAAGTTTGTTTGGACAACTTTGTAGTTAGATAGATGCTGGGCATGATATACTGCTATATCACATAGAAGTGCGATGGCTCTCTCGTGTTAAAGTTTTGCAGCGTGTGTTTGAGCTACGCAGTGAGATGTCAGAATTTATGAGAGTAGACAAATCCGACATTGCAGAGTTTTTTTCCGACCTGTGGTGTGTAGCCAAATTGGCATATCTTGCTTATGTATTTAACTTGCTCAATAGCTTAAACCTCTCTGTCAAAGGAGGTTGAGTAACAGACATGTCCCCCCAACTGACTGAGTTTCTCCACACAAAAAACCTGTCTGTGGCTATAGTGAGAGAGGTAACCACCTCTCACCTCTCTGCGCTGAACAAGCACTTCAGCTCATACTTCTCAGATGTGAACACAGATGCCTGGGACTGGGTTCGGGATCCCTTTGCCCCAGCTGCAAAAGTGGCCTTAATGGTAAGGCAGAAGAGGAGCTGTTGGATTTATCCCACGAAAGGACATTGAAGGCCAGATTCCAGCAGGTGCCTCATGCAGACTTTTGACCCTCCCCTCACATGAGTATCCTGAACTCACTGCCGAGGCCATGAGAATATTGCTCCTCTTTCCTACCACTTACCTCTGTGAGTCATCATTCTCCACTTGGCTGCAATGTAGACTAAGTACAGGGCTTGTTTGCATGTTGAAAATGATCTTAGAGTCTGCCTGTCATCCATCATCAAAAATAATCATAATGTGTTGAAAGAGAGAGGCTCACTTATCTCATTAGTTAAGGTGAGTTCATCAAGTGAGTTATTGTGAATTGTGAGATAAGAATGTTATGTAGCCTAATGCAAGTATTTCACTAAAAAAATTCTGAATAGGCTTAATTACTATGATGTGTTCTGCAACAATGTTATGATAACTTACATTATGATTTGTTTGTTCTGCAATtgatttgaataagaagcaataAGTTCATAATTTTAAAGTTGAAGCACTTACTGAATGTAActttacatttgtcattttaaatgtttggGATTATTAGGACTTGCTACTGTTGATTTTATGAAAGCTTCAATTTCTTGAACAGTATAAATGCTGTTGGAGTCCAAATGCAATTTGaataaaaactgaaatgtgtttCTGTTTATCACTATGAAACAGGTCTGAATTATTTAGGATGAAAAGTTTTAGGATAGAAATAGTTCCAATGGTTTCTAAGAGTACAACTGGTAGTATAAAGCATATGCTTAATCAGTGTTACAATTATGAAGGGGGTCCTTGGAAAATATTCTCCCCTGTAAGGGGTCCCTGGCCCCAAAATGTTTGAGAACCCCTGGCCTAAatcacatttactttcattacatgaaaaaaagaaaaaaaggatactttgaatgtgaatggtgactgaagtaaaaattctgcctaacatctcctttttgttttCCACAAGAGATAAAAGCCCATAAAGTATTGGATGGAGGTtaatgaatcattttaatttttcagtgaactacTTTAACTTTGAAAGCTTTGAAAGATTTTGATTACATGAGAAGATGAATATTATAATTAGTGGAACTTCAGATTACAAAGTAAACCATAAACATAGCAATGCATAGGGATGGAAATATTGTCTTTTAATGAGTGCCTCTGTGCCAAAAGGAAGAAAAGAACATCCGGATCTGGTATATGTCCCTTCTGTCATGCTGTAGGACTTTTTTCAGTCTGTTTCTGCAGTTGATCCATTCAGTGGACACTCGTCCCAACATCATGCCTTGTTTGTAATGCTCAACTGCAGATGCCTCTGAGCCCAACTTGTAGAGTTGGAAATCTCCATACATGCGATGCCAGGCTTGAAGATCAGCTGGGTTCAGGTCAAGAGCAAACAGCTCACGGAACTTCTGCTCTGCTTTAGCCGATTGTTTGATGTCTGCATACCTCATAGCTAGCTCCAACTGTGGGTAAATGAACCCTGGATTTAAACTGGCACCCTTCTCTAAATGCTGAATGCAAAGGCTCAGCAACCCTGGATTGTGTATGTCTTTCAACTGCATGGCTTTCCAGCGGTAATTGTTGGCAATCTCATGATGTAAACGTGACGACTCTGGTGCTTTGTCTAGCATTCTCAGCAGCACTTCCAAGGCCCTGTCATAGCACTGCTCTTTCTTCATGAACTTTGCAACACGCAAAACAACACtgagattatctggagtcattgtaAGCGCTTTTGTCATGTACTCCCATGCCTCAGTGTTCCTTTGGTTCTTGTTGCACTTGAGCCCCAGATATACATGGATCATTGCATTGTCTGGGTCAAGTTTCAGCGCTTCCTTCAACTGGACCACAGCAGGAGACTCCTCAAAACATAGACGCTTGTACTCGCCAATCTCCTGTCCCTCCAAACGGAACAGAGAAAAGGCATAGCCCGTGTTCCATTCCTTGTCATCTGGTTTTTGCTGCAATGCTTCAAGGAAACTCTCCTTTGCcctgatgtatgtttttttagAAAACTTAAGAAGTGTCCAGGCTTTCTCGCTCTGAACTTCTCTGTGAGGATCTGTTGGACATGGGGCTGGAAAAGCTTTAAGGAtttcattaaccttctccgtgcAGGTTTTGGCTTCTTGCACATTGCCCATAATACTGTGCACCCAAGCTAAGTTTCCATACGTCACAATTAAGAACTTTTCATTTCCTAGATGTTCCTCCTTTGCTTGTTCCAGATTCTTAATTGCTTCAGCATTAAAACCTTGTAAATGTTTGATAAAGGCCAAAAAATTTAAGTCTCTATGTTTCAAATTTTCAACATCCTCGCATTTCATTTTCAGCTTTTCACAGAATTTCACTTCAAGGAAATTAAGATCAGCGTCCTCCTTTTGCAGGCCCCACGTAAAGTGGCAGGGCAATTTTTGAAGATCCTCTTCAGACATTTCCTTAATGTTTAAGACAAACAGAGAGAAGTATTTAAGTATTTCAAAAAAAGATTTGCTCACTCCAGCCAATGCTTTctcatttttattgaattttgtttCTTTTGGATGTTTACTCTGCTTACTGTATCTCTGACCAATTATTTACAGTAGGATATAAAGGAATAAtatgaataaacaaacataaaatgtttagtggaATATATTTTCATAAAGTATAGAAATCAATTcttatatgcatttatttttaatattgaaaaGACCTCTTAATTAAAGgtattcattcatatttcatttttttttttttaaatggcttgtATTGTTATTGCTTCAGCATATTTAATCTtgataatattttgataattatgaaAACCAATAAAAAGCCTTACCTTATATTAACCACAAGCTCTTTTGGTGTGAATCGAAATGTTGTCTGGGTTGACATGATCAGGACGGGATTTTATAGACGAACCGCCCCCATCTTAAGTTTCACTTTCCACTTGTTTTACGTAAAGACAAACGAAACTGTACGAATACAACGTCATTCAACAACGCAATAGTGCGAAAGCAGTACTGCTTCACTTTATGTATGGCAATACAAAAACATCCATATTAAGGTATAAAAGTCCATGTAACATTACTAATCTGTCACAGAACATTTATAGGCTAAACAACAGGCTCCAAGCCTCAGATGCAATGTGTGGATTACAAAATTAAGTAGTAATTGGACTTTGAATATCAATAAAAGTGAGTAAAGTGAGAAGAGAAGTGAGTAAAGAGAGAACAAAACATTAGTCGACGCTCGACAAGTAAATACATGCTCAATAATATCTAAAAAAGTAAATGTTCTGACTAGAGAAACGACATAGGAGCAATGTCGCCATCTTCCGCAAAACATTGAATTACAACGCCAAAATATGGAGACTCAAAGGAGTGTATCTGATACGCTGAttatttgtttaagttttataaaaGAAATAGGTATTAAAAGCCAACTTTTACACTTATGCTGTAATGGAGATGGATTAAATTCATATCTTTGTTTACAAAAGCCATATTTAATATTTCAAGTTTTCATGAACACCAGAAAATTCAGTTGGAAAGTTTAgcaaaaaagctatttttattaTTCAGCGCAAAAATTAGATAAACGTCAGTTTTTAGTACGTCAAATAAGTTATTACTGTATAATATAGATGCTATTTTGATAGATAGGGTCAGGACATCTAGTGAGTATACTGAGATGAATTCGGTCATCTTGATGTTCTTGTTCAGTTTGTCTGTGAGGAGATGTCATCCTCTGCTTGGGTTGATGACACGTCCACCAGAAGACCTAAAGAACAGAGAAACCAGCTTACTGACAGAAAACGAGGATAAAGGTACGCATATGTATATCTTTGCCTCATTCATcccaatattaaaggaatattccgggttcaatacaagtgaagctctaTCGATAGCATCTATGACGTAGTTTTGATTAGCCTaccatacaaatacattttgacttgcccctccttttctaaaaaaaaagaaaagaaaagaaaagcaaaagcaaaagggaggcacttacaatggaaatgaatgtggCCACTCTGtctacaaaccctaaaaccctaaaaagaCGGTAAAAATTACGATTTCAATAACTTTACTGCTCTATCAGATAACCTTCAGCACATAGTAGCCTAATTTATGTCTACTAATAATTTATTGAATATCCATTGAGTATGTATTTACAAGCAGGCTTTCAAAGCAAACTAAATAGTGTGTACATCATACTTACATTATGGATAGCTACTATGCCACCTTTTCGAGCAAGCTGAAGAGACTTTTCAAAGTATGaatcataattatttttgtcAGCGTCAATGAACTCAAAGTCATTGGTTTCAGCCTCACCAGCGATTAAGAGTTTGTCTGAAGACAGAGCAAAGTTTTATTTCTTTAGCTCCACTTTTCTAAAgtatttgtaatggattacaATATAAATCCATCTTTAACCAAGGTTTAATGCAGATAACAATTTTATTCTCCACTCCAGCCTAAAATAAAAAGACTGTGTAGTAAATTCTTCTTGTACAACAAAACTTCCCTGTGGTTACTGT of Xyrauchen texanus isolate HMW12.3.18 chromosome 20, RBS_HiC_50CHRs, whole genome shotgun sequence contains these proteins:
- the LOC127660777 gene encoding interferon-induced protein with tetratricopeptide repeats 1-like, whose amino-acid sequence is MSEEDLQKLPCHFTWGLQKEDADLNFLEVKFCEKLKMKCEDVENLKHRDLNFLAFIKHLQGFNAEAIKNLEQAKEEHLGNEKFLIVTYGNLAWVHSIMGNVQEAKTCTEKVNEILKAFPAPCPTDPHREVQSEKAWTLLKFSKKTYIRAKESFLEALQQKPDDKEWNTGYAFSLFRLEGQEIGEYKRLCFEESPAVVQLKEALKLDPDNAMIHVYLGLKCNKNQRNTEAWEYMTKALTMTPDNLSVVLRVAKFMKKEQCYDRALEVLLRMLDKAPESSRLHHEIANNYRWKAMQLKDIHNPGLLSLCIQHLEKGASLNPGFIYPQLELAMRYADIKQSAKAEQKFRELFALDLNPADLQAWHRMYGDFQLYKLGSEASAVEHYKQGMMLGRVSTEWINCRNRLKKVLQHDRRDIYQIRMFFSSFWHRGTH